From Primulina huaijiensis isolate GDHJ02 chromosome 15, ASM1229523v2, whole genome shotgun sequence, one genomic window encodes:
- the LOC140959269 gene encoding uncharacterized protein, translating into MAGRPPRQNRNPRYANNNNVIEEDNGPPPGFSLNQADLMAIATILSTTLQGLVNPNANQPPPPPPQHGVKFHYASLRKNRCPTFSGAADPEVSQSWLKSVETQLRLLEVPEALKVDVVVPFLEDKAGKWWKAISPAMTAAGPITWQHFREAFLKQYYPAEVRLQKLSEFENFSQAPDMSVVEYTSQFNALGSYALTIMADKVLKLHCFKKGLNSRIQSALVVYQPTNFSDLMGAAIRAETDIQRREKEFKNKRPMNSQPSHDSQTFKKPNQSSGPSKGPSPATNYQAIKPCPTCHLRHLGECRRASGVCFGCGKSRHRIAECPTAANRPAGTNRGTEPNAGTGPSKPKEDKPNARVFAMTQEEVDDATEVMSGTILIQSVPAYVLFDFGTTHSFMSKRFAKKLGRKPDKLIEPFRIATPTSRAIETDEIYRDCIISIDEQTFSADLIQLIMVDFVIILGMDWLTRNSAIVDCKGKRVKLRTPDQEEVVFHGKSKERKSLISASQAWRALKSGEDIYLAMVSEIK; encoded by the coding sequence ATGGCCGGTAGACCTCCAAGGCAAAATCGTAACCCCCGTTATGCAAACAACAACAATGTCATCGAAGAGGACAATGGACCGCCACCTGGGTTCAGTCTTAACCAGGCCGACCTGATGGCCATAGCCACGATCCTGTCAACGACACTTCAAGGATTAGTGAATCCGAACGCCAAtcaaccaccaccacctccaccacagCACGGAGTCAAGTTCCATTATGCCTCACTGCGCAAGAACAGGTGTCCAACTTTCAGTGGCGCTGCCGACCCTGAAGTTAGCCAGAGTTGGCTGAAAAGTGTGGAGACTCAACTGCGACTGTTGGAAGTCCCAGAGGCACTGAAAGTGGACGTAGTTGTACCTTTCCTGGAGGATAAAGCAGGCAAGTGGTGGAAAGCAATCTCACCAGCCATGACAGCTGCAGGACCAATCACTTGGCAGCATTTTAGAGAAGCTTTTCTAAAACAGTATTATCCAGCCGAGGTCAGACTGCAGAAACTgagtgagtttgaaaattttagtcAAGCTCCAGACATGTCAGTTGTGGAATACACCTCCCAGTTCAATGCCCTAGGATCTTATGCTCTAACAATCATGGCAGATAAAGTTTTGAAATTGCACTGCTTTAAGAAGGGTTTGAACAGCAGGATTCAATCAGCCCTAGTAGTCTACCAACCAACGAACTTTTCAGACTTGATGGGCGCGGCTATCCGAGCTGAAACTGATATACAGCGCAGAGAGAaggaatttaaaaacaaaaggcCTATGAACAGTCAGCCCTCGCATGACAGCCAGACTTTCAAGAAGCCTAACCAGTCCAGTGGACCATCTAAAGGGCCTTCGCCTGCCACTAACTACCAAGCTATTAAGCCTTGCCCAACTTGCCACTTACGACACCTGGGAGAATGTCGTAGGGCCAGCGGTGTATGCTTTGGATGTGGGAAATCGAGGCACAGAATTGCAGAGTGTCCTACCGCCGCCAACCGACCAGCAGGGACGAACAGAGGAACTGAGCCAAATGCAGGAACAGGCCCTAGTAAACCAAAGGAGGACAAACCTAATGCCAGGGTCTTTGCTATGACTCAGGAAGAGGTCGACGACGCAACTGAAGTCATGTCAGGTACCATTCTAATTCAATCAGTACCTGCTTATGTGTTATTTGACTTTGGTACCACGCACTCTTTTATGTCTAAGAGGTTTGCTAAGAAGTTAGGACGTAAGCCCGATAAGCTAATTGAACCTTTTCGAATAGCCACACCTACCAGTAGGGCCATTGAAACTGACGAAATCTACAGAGATTGTATAATCAGTATCGATGAGCAGACTTTTAGTGCCGACCTGATACAGTTGATCATGGTCGATTTTGTTATCATCttagggatggattggttaacAAGAAACAGTGCGATAGTAGATTGTAAGGGAAAGAGAGTCAAACTCCGGACCCCAGATCAGGAGGAAGTCGTCTTTCATGGTAAATCCAAGGAGCGGAAGTCACTGATTTCTGCCTCTCAAGCTTGGAGAGCCTTAAAATCCGGAGAAGATATCTACCTAGCAATGGTCAGCGAAATAAAATAG
- the LOC140959268 gene encoding uncharacterized protein, producing the protein MDITSVNSKGKKTDKLRRIWTAPEEEVLIVALKDIISKGYKTENGIGFRNGYLPLLESALQNAFKDSDLREHPHITSKIYVWKKHYGCLTTLLAKSEIGWNDTENMIDATNEAWDAILKVDNNARVMRYKRWPHYKDWCEIFGYDRATGDRVETFSAVVQDVLNMTENEPIDMEFGMDDLYRPLEGDDESMSVAQSLPSNTKGVSKLRTKKRKQLDDVDNQIVAAINNLADITKETMSNLIKEMSSESKIECAMDNVLATLGTIPELTLDEKVRVAELLVDNPNKLALFLRLDLEGKISLITRLLNP; encoded by the exons ATGGATATCACAAGTGTGAATTCGAAAGGTAAAAAAACAGATAAGCTGCGTCGTATTTGGACAGCCCCTGAGGAAGAGGTTCTAATTGTGGCATTGAAAGATATAATAAGCAAAGGATATAAAACCGAGAACGGAATCGGATTCCGTAATGGCTATTTACCATTATTGGAATCTGCACTTCAAAATGCTTTCAAAGATTCAGATTTACGTGAGCATCCTCACATAACTTCGAAAATTTATGTGTGGAAGAAACATTATGGATGTTTGACAACATTGCTAGCAAAAAGTGAGATTGGTTGGAATGACACAGAAAACATGATAGACGCTACAAATGAGGCCTGGGATGCGATACTGAAG GTGGACAATAATGCTCGTGTTATGCGTTACAAGCGGTGGCCACACTATAAAGATTGGTGCGAAATCTTTGGCTACGACAGGGCAACAGGTGATCGCGTGGAGACTTTCTCAGCGGTTGTTCAGGATGTCTTGAATATGACTGAGAATGAACCCATTGACATGGAATTTGGCATGGATGACTTGTACCGGCCACTGGAAGGAGATGATGAATCAATGTCTGTAGCTCAGAGTCTCCCTTCAAACACAAAAGGAGTATCAAAGTTGAGGACAAAGAAACGCAAGCAATTAGACGATGTTGACAACCAAATTGTTGCTGCAATCAATAATTTAGCTGACATAACAAAGGAGACAATGTCAAACCTCATCAAGGAAATGTCATCTGAGTCGAAAATTGAATGTGCTATGGATAATGTGTTGGCCACCTTAGGAACCATCCCGGAATTAACTTTAGACGAGAAAGTGCGTGTGGCGGAGCTACTGGTGGATAACCCCAACAAACTAGCTTTGTTCTTGCGGCTTGACCTTGAAGGAAAAATCAGCTTAATTACACGGCTACTAAATCCATAA